From the genome of Paraburkholderia flava, one region includes:
- a CDS encoding LysR family transcriptional regulator codes for MDTIQNMRLFVRVVEAGTFTAVANENDMTTAQISRAVSSLEKQLQATLLRRTTRHLAPTEAGARYYERARSILADVDHAHAEARSTVTTASGHLRVHSSPGLAQRFVTAALVDYQASHPEVSVELSIAQGVPSLVEDGFDVSLMCASQLPDSSYVASTLGTTHSVLVASPAYLAKNGVPALPEDLAGHVLLRFASPVAPANEWHLESADGATVVPVDASPFQANTPDALAHALRSGLGIGALAVYNALDDLRSGALVRVLPQYALRAFNVYAVHAPGRYPDTKVRTLIEHLRLAVPAGLAAMQRDLDAMNSVQSLAPAKTGVLRADGSRPLLRAVERNGTYSAITH; via the coding sequence ATGGACACCATTCAAAACATGCGACTGTTTGTTCGCGTCGTCGAAGCCGGTACATTCACGGCGGTCGCGAACGAAAACGACATGACCACCGCACAGATCTCGCGCGCGGTGTCGTCGCTGGAGAAGCAGTTGCAGGCAACACTGCTGCGCCGGACCACGCGTCATCTGGCGCCGACAGAGGCCGGCGCGCGCTATTACGAGCGTGCGCGGTCCATTCTCGCGGACGTCGACCACGCGCACGCGGAAGCACGCAGCACGGTCACCACGGCAAGCGGGCATCTGCGCGTGCATTCGTCGCCGGGGCTTGCTCAACGGTTCGTGACCGCAGCGCTCGTCGACTATCAGGCCAGTCACCCTGAGGTATCGGTCGAACTCAGCATCGCGCAGGGTGTGCCGAGTCTCGTCGAGGACGGTTTCGACGTGTCGCTGATGTGCGCGTCACAACTGCCCGATTCCAGCTACGTTGCGAGTACGCTCGGGACCACGCATTCGGTGCTCGTCGCATCGCCGGCCTATCTGGCGAAGAACGGTGTGCCCGCTCTGCCCGAGGATCTTGCGGGTCACGTGTTGTTGCGGTTCGCGAGCCCTGTCGCGCCGGCAAACGAATGGCACCTCGAAAGCGCCGATGGCGCAACGGTCGTGCCCGTCGACGCGTCGCCGTTTCAGGCCAATACGCCCGATGCGCTCGCGCATGCGCTGCGGTCAGGCCTCGGCATAGGCGCACTTGCCGTGTACAACGCGCTCGACGATCTGCGCAGCGGAGCGCTCGTCAGAGTGTTGCCGCAATACGCGCTGCGCGCATTCAACGTGTATGCGGTGCATGCGCCTGGCCGCTACCCTGACACCAAGGTCCGTACGTTGATCGAGCACCTGCGTCTCGCGGTTCCCGCGGGTCTCGCCGCCATGCAGCGCGATCTCGATGCGATGAACTCGGTGCAGTCGCTCGCACCCGCGAAGACCGGGGTACTCCGCGCGGACGGGTCGAGGCCGCTGCTCCGTGCAGTCGAGCGCAACGGCACTTACAGTGCAATAACTCATTAG
- a CDS encoding TetR/AcrR family transcriptional regulator has protein sequence MARTREFDEEEAFEKALEVFWLKGFRGTTMLDLAEATGVQRGSLYHAYGDKEEVFVQAFERYAAAFLASVTKALTQPDLTDALNAFFDVSIRTITKGTPARGCLSTRTAFDLDAASPRVTESLKALLDKLSAIIMITLDTDERKAQLSVSPKEATSLIVAMTRGLGVLERVYADKKALRNTASALVKALVRA, from the coding sequence ATGGCACGCACTCGCGAATTCGATGAAGAGGAAGCCTTCGAGAAGGCCCTCGAAGTTTTCTGGCTCAAGGGTTTTCGCGGCACCACGATGCTGGATCTGGCGGAGGCAACGGGCGTTCAGCGCGGGTCGCTGTACCACGCGTATGGCGACAAGGAAGAAGTGTTCGTGCAGGCATTCGAGCGATACGCAGCGGCCTTTCTTGCTAGCGTGACCAAGGCGCTCACCCAACCCGATCTGACCGACGCGTTAAATGCCTTCTTCGACGTATCGATTCGCACGATCACAAAGGGCACCCCGGCGCGAGGATGCCTGTCCACGAGAACGGCTTTCGACCTCGACGCCGCTTCACCACGCGTCACGGAATCGCTCAAGGCGCTGCTCGACAAACTGTCGGCCATCATAATGATCACGCTCGATACCGACGAGAGAAAAGCCCAGCTCAGCGTGTCCCCGAAAGAAGCGACGAGTCTGATCGTCGCGATGACGCGTGGGCTCGGTGTGCTCGAACGCGTGTATGCCGACAAAAAGGCGCTGCGAAATACCGCGTCGGCACTGGTCAAGGCACTCGTGCGCGCTTGA
- a CDS encoding MFS transporter, producing MNNASAPSAHRWLIVFALGYLALLVDGADVMMYGLTLTRIKSEFGLTNVEAGALGSLTLIGMAVGGILGGWASDSLGRVRVVVWALALFSLGAGLLGFTHSFLQFAVVRLISSFGIGCMVLVSTLVAEYVPTERRSLILGMLQTGVSAGYIVVIALSSWILPHYGWRMLFYVATVPVLLAIAIHRFVPEPPVWRASEATDGATATRNRRNWRDNRYYLIFTDREARTMFVLWALASVFALSGFYGLNNWLPTYLEKELHIRFGSMAGYMIGTYVVAFIGKIAAGWLGDAWSRRGVYVIGCMAAALFLPVIIFFHTRENIVWLMLFFGFLYGVPLGTMGAFMSESFATRVRGTAVGGSYNVGRFCSGAAPVVIGYLATQFSLGMGFLVVGAVFFLSGVCALFIPDRLHDTSAREPAGDSALARRDAAVDGRVVEAPGA from the coding sequence ATGAACAACGCGTCCGCACCGTCGGCCCACCGATGGCTGATCGTCTTCGCGCTCGGCTACCTCGCGCTGCTGGTCGACGGCGCGGACGTGATGATGTACGGACTCACGCTCACACGCATCAAGAGCGAGTTCGGTCTGACCAACGTCGAGGCAGGGGCGCTCGGTAGCCTGACGCTGATCGGTATGGCGGTGGGCGGTATTCTCGGCGGGTGGGCGAGCGATTCGTTGGGTCGCGTGCGCGTCGTCGTGTGGGCGCTTGCGCTGTTTTCGCTTGGCGCGGGTTTGCTGGGCTTCACGCACAGCTTCCTGCAGTTCGCAGTGGTCCGATTGATCAGTTCGTTCGGCATCGGTTGCATGGTGCTCGTCAGCACGCTGGTCGCCGAGTATGTGCCGACCGAACGGCGCTCGCTGATACTCGGCATGTTGCAGACCGGTGTGTCGGCGGGCTATATCGTCGTCATCGCGCTGAGCAGCTGGATTCTGCCGCACTATGGCTGGCGCATGCTGTTCTACGTCGCGACGGTGCCCGTTTTACTCGCGATCGCGATTCACCGGTTCGTGCCCGAGCCGCCGGTATGGCGAGCCAGCGAAGCGACCGACGGCGCGACCGCAACGCGCAATAGACGCAACTGGCGTGACAACCGCTACTACCTGATCTTCACCGACCGCGAAGCGCGCACGATGTTCGTGCTGTGGGCGCTCGCGTCCGTCTTCGCGCTGTCCGGTTTCTATGGCTTGAACAACTGGCTGCCGACTTACCTCGAGAAAGAGCTGCACATACGCTTCGGTTCGATGGCCGGCTACATGATCGGCACGTACGTCGTTGCGTTCATCGGCAAGATCGCGGCGGGCTGGCTCGGCGATGCATGGAGCCGGCGTGGCGTCTACGTAATCGGCTGTATGGCCGCGGCGCTGTTTCTGCCGGTGATCATCTTCTTTCACACGCGCGAGAATATCGTCTGGCTGATGCTTTTCTTCGGCTTCCTGTATGGCGTTCCGCTCGGCACGATGGGCGCGTTCATGTCCGAGAGCTTCGCGACGCGGGTGCGCGGCACTGCTGTCGGTGGATCGTATAACGTGGGACGGTTTTGCTCGGGCGCGGCGCCGGTTGTGATCGGTTATCTTGCGACACAGTTTTCACTTGGCATGGGGTTTCTCGTCGTCGGTGCGGTGTTTTTTCTGAGCGGGGTCTGTGCGCTGTTTATTCCGGATCGGTTGCACGATACGAGTGCGAGGGAGCCTGCGGGTGACAGCGCGCTCGCGCGGCGCGATGCTGCTGTGGATGGGCGAGTGGTTGAAGCGCCGGGGGCTTGA
- a CDS encoding cytochrome P450 produces MSTKIHNSIPLHEETIPEAPGAWPLLGHMVPMLRRPLAFLPAIAAHGDIVKVRFGRMPVYVVTHPGAVREVLVPGDRDYKRGRIFEKLEPALGKGIATVSGDEHRRQRRLLQPVFTRERIAQYAAIMRTAAEETVATWRDGDVLAVDEAMNDLALTALTRSLFRLTVQADTADAIKQGMQALTRGLLLRTVLPSAWERVPTPGNLRFDRAMARMHRAIDNVIAAYREASEDRGDVLSALLAVRDDDGSALSDEEIHAQVMTLALTGIEAPGAALGWVMYEIGRNPEVASRVYAEIDAVLGERAPQYEDLPALEYLSRVITEVLRLRTPLVFTRRTLSAVRVGRYTIPADSEVIYSPYLMHHDARWFDDPLRFDPDRWLPENRQSMDWENFVMSSAMVSCGRRLRKTRRISKRISTTPCQESIVCLRARSACSATSGRCCRATGSCISRTCAIRTTPRCCTRST; encoded by the coding sequence ATGAGCACGAAGATTCACAACTCCATTCCGCTCCACGAGGAAACCATTCCCGAAGCGCCTGGCGCGTGGCCGCTGCTGGGTCACATGGTGCCGATGCTGCGCCGGCCGCTCGCATTCCTACCCGCCATTGCCGCGCATGGCGACATCGTCAAGGTGCGGTTCGGGCGAATGCCGGTGTACGTGGTCACGCATCCGGGTGCGGTGCGCGAAGTGCTCGTGCCGGGCGATCGCGACTACAAGCGCGGGCGCATCTTCGAGAAACTGGAACCCGCGCTGGGTAAAGGCATCGCGACGGTGTCCGGCGACGAGCACCGTCGTCAGCGCAGATTGCTGCAACCGGTTTTCACGCGTGAGCGGATTGCGCAGTACGCCGCAATCATGCGAACCGCCGCCGAAGAAACCGTCGCCACGTGGCGCGACGGTGATGTGCTCGCCGTCGACGAAGCGATGAACGATCTCGCGTTGACCGCGCTCACACGCAGCCTGTTCCGGCTCACCGTGCAGGCCGACACCGCCGATGCAATCAAGCAGGGCATGCAGGCGCTCACACGCGGACTGCTGTTGCGCACCGTGTTGCCGAGCGCATGGGAACGCGTGCCGACGCCTGGCAATCTGCGTTTCGATCGCGCGATGGCACGCATGCATCGGGCCATCGACAACGTCATTGCCGCCTATCGCGAGGCCAGCGAGGATCGCGGCGACGTGCTGTCCGCGCTGCTCGCGGTACGCGACGACGACGGCTCGGCGTTGTCCGATGAAGAAATCCACGCACAGGTGATGACGCTCGCGCTGACCGGCATCGAAGCGCCCGGTGCGGCGCTCGGCTGGGTGATGTACGAGATCGGGCGTAACCCGGAAGTCGCGAGCAGGGTCTACGCGGAGATCGATGCGGTGCTCGGCGAACGCGCGCCGCAGTACGAAGACCTGCCTGCGCTCGAGTACCTGAGCCGCGTGATTACCGAAGTGCTGCGCCTGCGCACGCCGCTCGTGTTCACGCGACGCACGCTGAGCGCGGTACGCGTCGGCCGCTACACGATTCCTGCCGATTCGGAAGTGATCTACAGCCCGTACCTGATGCATCACGACGCACGCTGGTTCGACGACCCGCTGCGTTTCGATCCCGACCGCTGGCTGCCGGAGAACCGGCAGAGCATGGATTGGGAAAACTTCGTCATGTCGAGCGCGATGGTGTCGTGTGGGCGACGTTTGCGAAAGACACGCCGGATTTCGAAACGTATTTCGACGACGCCCTGCCAGGAATCGATCGTCTGTTTGCGCGCAAGGTCCGCGTGCTCGGCTACCAGCGGCAGATGCTGCCGTGCAACTGGAAGTTGTATATCGAGAACCTGCGCGATCCGTACCACGCCACGCTGTTGCACACGTTCTACGTGA
- a CDS encoding SDR family oxidoreductase, which yields MTVAKKPRVALVTGASRGIGATIARRLVRDGFAVAVNYAASSSEADELVTELTRNGGKAIAVRADVSKSDEVGPLYETVEQQLGNIDVVVNNAGILKTAPLAQTSDELFAQTFAINVGGVFNMLREAATRVNEGGRIINLSSTTLALNLPGYAVYNGTKAAVEAFSRVFAKELRGRRITVNCVAPGPVATELFLNGKTDEQIRQFAQMPPLERLGQPEDISGAVAFLAGPDGAWINGQVLRANGGVA from the coding sequence ATGACCGTAGCAAAAAAACCGCGCGTTGCACTCGTTACCGGTGCGTCGCGCGGTATCGGCGCCACCATCGCGCGTCGTCTGGTACGCGACGGCTTTGCGGTCGCAGTGAACTACGCGGCCAGCTCGTCGGAAGCGGACGAACTCGTGACCGAGTTGACGCGCAACGGCGGCAAGGCGATCGCGGTGCGTGCCGACGTGTCGAAGAGCGACGAGGTTGGCCCACTGTACGAAACGGTCGAGCAGCAGCTCGGCAACATCGACGTCGTCGTCAACAACGCCGGCATCCTGAAGACGGCGCCGCTCGCACAGACCAGCGACGAACTATTCGCTCAGACGTTCGCGATCAACGTCGGCGGCGTGTTCAACATGCTGCGCGAAGCCGCGACGCGCGTGAACGAAGGCGGCCGGATCATCAATCTGTCGAGCACCACGCTCGCGCTGAATCTGCCCGGCTATGCGGTCTACAACGGCACGAAAGCCGCAGTCGAAGCGTTCTCGCGCGTATTCGCGAAGGAACTGCGCGGCCGTCGCATCACGGTGAACTGCGTGGCGCCCGGGCCGGTCGCGACCGAACTGTTTCTCAACGGCAAGACCGACGAACAGATCAGGCAATTCGCGCAGATGCCGCCGCTCGAACGACTCGGTCAGCCCGAGGACATCTCGGGCGCGGTCGCTTTTCTCGCTGGGCCGGATGGAGCGTGGATCAACGGCCAGGTGCTGCGCGCGAACGGCGGTGTCGCATGA
- a CDS encoding DUF2798 domain-containing protein: MFRIPRRYGHFVFGTVQSGITCAVASAIANAHFIADGTFASHWLSAYLFSWLVMLPVVVFAAPLIRRLADRMTS; the protein is encoded by the coding sequence ATGTTCAGAATCCCCAGGCGTTACGGTCATTTTGTATTTGGAACGGTTCAGTCCGGAATCACGTGCGCCGTGGCGTCCGCGATCGCAAACGCACACTTCATTGCCGATGGAACATTCGCGTCGCACTGGCTGAGCGCCTATCTTTTCTCGTGGCTCGTGATGCTGCCGGTTGTCGTGTTCGCAGCACCCTTGATCCGTCGACTCGCCGACCGGATGACGAGCTGA
- a CDS encoding methyl-accepting chemotaxis protein: protein MNSSNELLHGIYAKADRLMIAVVWCLFGISCVLAIRDYNWEAVQWIGLPTALVASALVWWRPGTLLTRLFLAASLMTFSALQIHQAHGLTELHFGIFVLLSFLLAYRDWRPIAFAAVVIAVHHLTFNYLQLAGFGVFCFTQPALSTVLIHAAYVVAQAGLLIYIARHMRADAQAGIELALLGESLSREAGKFDLRLPQITLEGASSRTFKGTLDAIHHALREITHTTDRMTSSSEHIATGNQTLLEQIAAQADGLKATSVTMAQIAQRIRENAGHAATANSLSRKTSAVAQQSGEAVSEVVSKMGEIDVAVHRMGEMISTIEGIAFQTNILALNASVEAARAGNEGRGFAVVADEVRTLAQRSATAAREIRQLIADSLQRVELGSVLATRAGDTMQAVVGHVEDVARLIERISSASEAQSHDVDRFSQGVEEMDVALAGNVENVKGVASASGSLREQARTLSAAMSAFIVERG from the coding sequence ATGAATTCGAGCAACGAGTTGTTGCATGGCATCTATGCAAAAGCGGACCGGCTGATGATCGCCGTCGTGTGGTGCCTGTTCGGCATCTCATGCGTGCTCGCGATCCGCGACTACAACTGGGAGGCCGTGCAGTGGATCGGGCTGCCGACCGCGCTCGTCGCGTCGGCGCTGGTGTGGTGGCGCCCGGGCACGCTGTTGACGCGGCTGTTTCTTGCCGCCAGTTTGATGACCTTCTCAGCGCTACAGATTCATCAAGCTCATGGATTGACCGAACTGCACTTTGGCATCTTCGTGCTGTTGTCTTTTCTGCTCGCGTACCGCGACTGGCGACCGATCGCGTTTGCCGCAGTCGTGATCGCAGTGCACCATCTGACGTTCAACTATCTGCAGCTCGCGGGGTTCGGCGTGTTCTGCTTCACGCAGCCGGCGTTGTCGACCGTGCTGATTCATGCGGCGTACGTGGTCGCTCAGGCCGGGTTGTTGATCTACATCGCGCGGCACATGCGAGCCGATGCGCAGGCCGGCATCGAACTCGCGCTGCTTGGAGAAAGCCTGTCGCGCGAAGCAGGGAAGTTCGATCTGCGGTTGCCGCAGATCACGCTTGAAGGCGCGAGCAGCCGCACGTTCAAGGGGACGCTCGACGCGATTCACCACGCGCTGCGCGAAATCACCCACACGACCGACCGGATGACCTCGTCGTCGGAGCATATCGCGACCGGCAACCAGACCTTGCTGGAACAGATCGCCGCACAGGCGGATGGCCTGAAGGCGACGAGCGTGACGATGGCGCAGATCGCGCAGCGGATTCGCGAAAACGCCGGACACGCTGCAACAGCCAATTCGCTATCGCGGAAGACGTCCGCCGTCGCGCAGCAGAGCGGCGAGGCCGTCAGCGAAGTGGTTAGCAAGATGGGCGAGATCGATGTGGCCGTGCATCGGATGGGTGAGATGATCTCGACGATCGAAGGGATCGCGTTTCAGACCAACATTCTCGCGTTGAACGCGTCGGTCGAGGCGGCGCGCGCGGGGAACGAGGGACGCGGCTTTGCCGTCGTCGCCGACGAAGTGCGCACGCTTGCGCAAAGAAGCGCGACTGCCGCGCGCGAGATCCGGCAACTGATCGCGGATTCGTTGCAGCGGGTCGAACTGGGCTCGGTGCTCGCGACGCGTGCGGGCGACACGATGCAGGCGGTCGTCGGGCATGTCGAGGATGTCGCGCGACTGATCGAGCGGATCAGTTCCGCCAGCGAAGCGCAGAGTCACGATGTGGACCGCTTCAGCCAGGGCGTCGAGGAAATGGACGTGGCGCTCGCGGGCAACGTCGAAAACGTGAAGGGGGTTGCGTCGGCGTCGGGGAGTTTGCGCGAACAGGCGCGGACACTGTCGGCTGCGATGTCGGCGTTTATTGTCGAGCGGGGTTAA
- a CDS encoding DUF4148 domain-containing protein: MKTRLVVSVVALALAPAIAFAQSHSTITRAQVRAELTELQQAGYRGDTEASYPTKLMEAESRVANGSVQSVEAPKASGVGGRAAGSSASGARGQGATDDIPGLKSIYFGS, translated from the coding sequence ATGAAAACCAGACTCGTAGTTTCCGTCGTGGCACTTGCGTTGGCCCCGGCCATCGCGTTTGCTCAATCGCACAGCACCATCACGCGCGCCCAGGTTCGCGCCGAATTGACCGAACTTCAACAGGCCGGCTATCGCGGCGATACCGAAGCGTCCTACCCGACGAAACTGATGGAAGCGGAAAGCCGTGTCGCGAACGGCAGCGTGCAGTCCGTGGAGGCACCGAAGGCAAGCGGAGTAGGTGGCCGTGCTGCGGGTTCGTCGGCATCCGGCGCGCGTGGGCAAGGGGCCACGGATGACATCCCCGGTCTCAAGTCGATTTATTTCGGCAGCTGA
- a CDS encoding SDR family oxidoreductase — MSKVILITGASSGFGRLTAEALAKAGHIVYASMRNTTGRNAANVAEMMEFARTHNVDLRVVELDVQSQESADAAAQHVMSEAGHIDVLVHNAGHMAFGPAEAFTPEQYAHLYDVNVLSTQRVNRAVLPYLRRQGQGLLLWVSSSSSAGGTPPYLAPYFAAKAAMDALAVQYAREVSRWGIETSIVVPGAFTSGTNHFAHSGSPADTARVAEYEAGPYKDFGKQVLEAFAAIVPPDADVATVSDAIVRIVDTPFGQRPFRVHVDPTQDGADVGFTVLDRMRTDMLHRVGLSDLLKPRVLK, encoded by the coding sequence ATGAGCAAAGTCATTCTTATCACCGGTGCTTCGAGCGGATTCGGCCGCCTGACTGCGGAAGCCCTCGCGAAAGCCGGACACATCGTTTATGCGTCGATGCGCAACACGACTGGCCGCAATGCGGCAAACGTCGCGGAGATGATGGAATTCGCGCGGACGCATAACGTCGATCTGCGCGTCGTCGAGCTGGACGTGCAGTCGCAGGAATCCGCCGATGCCGCCGCGCAGCACGTGATGAGCGAAGCGGGCCATATCGACGTGCTCGTCCACAACGCCGGTCACATGGCATTCGGTCCTGCCGAAGCATTCACGCCGGAACAATACGCCCATCTCTACGACGTCAACGTGCTCAGCACGCAGCGCGTGAACCGCGCGGTGCTGCCGTATCTGCGCCGTCAGGGACAGGGCTTGCTGCTGTGGGTATCGAGCAGCAGTTCGGCCGGCGGCACACCGCCTTACCTCGCACCGTATTTCGCGGCCAAGGCCGCGATGGATGCGCTCGCGGTGCAATACGCACGTGAGGTGTCGCGCTGGGGCATCGAGACGTCGATCGTCGTGCCCGGTGCGTTCACGAGCGGCACCAATCATTTCGCGCATTCGGGATCGCCGGCCGATACCGCACGGGTCGCCGAATACGAAGCGGGTCCGTACAAGGACTTCGGCAAGCAGGTGCTCGAAGCATTCGCGGCCATCGTGCCGCCCGATGCCGATGTCGCGACGGTAAGCGACGCGATCGTCAGGATCGTCGATACGCCGTTTGGGCAGCGGCCGTTCCGCGTGCATGTGGACCCGACGCAGGACGGTGCCGACGTCGGCTTCACCGTGCTCGACCGGATGCGCACCGACATGCTGCATCGCGTGGGTCTGAGCGATCTGCTCAAGCCGCGCGTTCTGAAATAG
- a CDS encoding SDR family oxidoreductase translates to MTTSKHSSTISTDQTAIVTGASRGIGRAIALRLAADGFRVAVNYAGNAAKAQEVVAEIEAAGGKAIAVQADVSNPDDVQRLFATTLEAFSTIDVVVNSAGVMSLAPIAPDSIDTFDRVIHTNLRGAFLVLGHAAKHLRDGGRIVAISTSVIAKSIPQYGAYIAAKSGVEGLVRVLANELRGRNITVNAVAPGPVATELFLEGKTDEQVAQLSKAAPLERLGNPDDIARVVSFLAGADGRWVNAQIVRANGGFA, encoded by the coding sequence ATGACTACCAGCAAGCATTCCTCCACGATATCGACCGATCAGACGGCGATCGTCACCGGCGCATCCCGAGGCATCGGTCGTGCGATTGCACTGCGCCTCGCAGCCGATGGCTTCCGCGTCGCCGTCAATTACGCGGGTAACGCAGCGAAGGCTCAGGAAGTCGTCGCTGAGATCGAAGCGGCAGGCGGCAAAGCGATTGCGGTGCAGGCCGACGTGTCGAACCCCGACGATGTGCAGCGGCTTTTTGCCACGACGCTCGAAGCGTTCAGCACGATCGATGTCGTCGTCAACAGCGCGGGTGTGATGTCGCTCGCACCGATCGCACCCGACAGCATCGACACCTTCGACCGCGTAATCCATACGAATCTGCGCGGTGCGTTCCTCGTGTTGGGTCACGCAGCGAAGCATCTACGGGACGGTGGCCGCATCGTCGCAATCTCGACCAGCGTGATCGCGAAGTCGATCCCGCAATACGGCGCCTACATCGCGGCCAAGTCGGGGGTCGAAGGACTCGTCCGTGTGCTCGCCAACGAACTGCGCGGACGCAACATCACGGTCAATGCAGTGGCACCTGGCCCGGTCGCGACCGAACTGTTCCTCGAAGGCAAGACCGACGAACAGGTCGCGCAGTTGAGCAAGGCCGCACCGCTCGAACGACTCGGGAATCCCGACGACATCGCACGCGTGGTGTCGTTCCTCGCGGGTGCCGATGGCAGATGGGTCAATGCGCAGATCGTGCGCGCTAATGGCGGATTCGCCTGA
- a CDS encoding 2,4'-dihydroxyacetophenone dioxygenase family protein: MQQYSRDFDNPLGVQPARDPLPPDAQPDIFFQDVREIDESMWIRQAEGVEFLPLCFGVTQGYWVNLLRVRKSGVLSCHRHLGAVHAHVLKGRWFYMEHKEMYTEGSFVMEPPGEIHTLVVPRDVTEMITWFHSVAGYIYLDGDRITGYEDVFTKLAAARAHYEEHGLDQRQLDRLVR, encoded by the coding sequence ATGCAGCAGTATTCGCGAGACTTCGATAACCCGCTGGGCGTCCAGCCAGCACGCGATCCTCTGCCGCCGGACGCGCAGCCGGATATCTTTTTCCAGGACGTTCGCGAAATCGATGAGTCGATGTGGATCCGGCAGGCTGAAGGCGTGGAGTTTCTGCCGCTTTGTTTCGGTGTGACGCAGGGGTATTGGGTCAATCTGCTGCGCGTGCGCAAGTCGGGTGTGCTGTCGTGTCACCGGCATCTGGGCGCCGTTCATGCGCACGTACTCAAGGGGCGCTGGTTCTACATGGAGCACAAGGAGATGTATACCGAGGGCTCATTCGTGATGGAACCGCCGGGCGAGATTCACACGCTCGTCGTGCCTCGCGACGTGACAGAGATGATCACGTGGTTTCATTCGGTCGCCGGCTATATCTACCTGGATGGCGACCGGATCACGGGCTATGAGGATGTGTTCACGAAGCTCGCGGCGGCCCGTGCTCATTACGAAGAGCACGGGCTCGATCAGCGGCAACTGGACCGCCTCGTTCGTTGA
- a CDS encoding SRPBCC family protein produces MLPCNWKLYIENLRDPYHATLLHTFYVTFGLLRAGNSFSLGTAAGGAHSITVTQNTGQQSKDTTGEIQRFGDRLTLEDMATVVPVPEFADGKVGGGTPHPGIVMHQQANSLAIRHLVPKGPGHTELIWTFFGYEDDSDEMKLRRIKHANLFGPAGLVSVDDSEVPKFVQKTAMSYQENEGYFELGGRDTGDVEHMLSESQIRAFYEFYRGVMAV; encoded by the coding sequence ATGCTGCCGTGCAACTGGAAGTTGTATATCGAGAACCTGCGCGATCCGTACCACGCCACGCTGTTGCACACGTTCTACGTGACGTTCGGCCTGCTGCGTGCCGGCAATTCGTTCAGCCTCGGCACCGCTGCGGGCGGTGCGCATTCGATCACGGTGACGCAGAACACCGGTCAACAGAGCAAGGACACCACCGGGGAAATTCAACGCTTTGGCGATCGTCTGACGCTCGAGGACATGGCGACCGTGGTGCCTGTTCCCGAGTTCGCGGACGGTAAGGTCGGAGGCGGCACGCCGCATCCGGGCATCGTCATGCATCAACAGGCCAACAGCCTCGCGATCCGTCATCTCGTTCCGAAAGGACCGGGACATACCGAACTGATCTGGACATTCTTCGGCTATGAGGACGACAGCGACGAGATGAAGCTGCGCCGGATCAAGCATGCGAATCTGTTTGGGCCAGCCGGCCTCGTTTCCGTCGACGACAGCGAGGTGCCGAAGTTCGTCCAGAAGACTGCCATGAGCTACCAGGAGAACGAAGGCTATTTCGAACTGGGCGGCCGCGATACGGGGGACGTCGAGCATATGCTCAGCGAGAGCCAGATTCGTGCGTTCTATGAGTTTTATAGAGGCGTGATGGCGGTGTAG
- a CDS encoding DUF1097 domain-containing protein produces the protein MTRHSLSNNLKVVIGESVIATSAATLSVVALEVPVWAMFVGWIAFFTRGLNLKQGAINLACVLIGVGLGIGAAHAMSALTPHLGSYAISAVVFAITVIVLSLAKAPIFNNLLGVFLGLVAYFAMHQPPSFEIFGTLAIATTLGAIAAFMAHALQKRINQKAAH, from the coding sequence ATGACCCGTCATTCTCTTTCCAATAACCTGAAGGTGGTGATCGGCGAATCGGTCATCGCGACGTCGGCCGCAACGCTTAGCGTGGTCGCTCTGGAGGTGCCGGTTTGGGCGATGTTCGTCGGCTGGATTGCATTCTTTACGCGCGGGCTGAATCTGAAGCAGGGCGCCATCAACCTCGCCTGCGTGCTGATCGGTGTAGGCCTCGGCATCGGTGCAGCACACGCGATGTCGGCGCTGACACCGCATCTGGGCAGCTATGCGATCAGCGCAGTCGTGTTCGCCATCACGGTCATCGTGTTATCGCTCGCGAAAGCACCGATCTTCAATAACCTGCTCGGCGTCTTCCTGGGTCTCGTGGCTTACTTCGCGATGCATCAACCGCCGTCGTTCGAGATCTTCGGAACGCTGGCCATCGCTACGACGCTGGGTGCAATCGCCGCTTTTATGGCCCATGCGTTGCAAAAACGCATTAACCAGAAAGCCGCGCATTAA